GATTGCCGTACCCATGGTTGTCGTACTTGCGATCGTCGTACTTGCGGTCGTCGTAGCGCCGGTCGTCACCGCGGCGCTCGTCGTACCGGCGGTCGTCGCCGCGCCGGTCGTCGTGCTGTTTCGGTGCGTTGTGCCGGAGCTCGGCGTCCACCAGGTGCTCGAGTTCACCCCGGTCGAGAAAGATGCCGCGGCAGTCACCGCACTGGTCGACGGTGACGCCGCTGCGTTCGTACGTTCGCATCAGTCCACGGCACTTGGGACAG
The genomic region above belongs to Kribbella solani and contains:
- a CDS encoding zf-TFIIB domain-containing protein, with the protein product MESLTCPKCRGLMRTYERSGVTVDQCGDCRGIFLDRGELEHLVDAELRHNAPKQHDDRRGDDRRYDERRGDDRRYDDRKYDDRKYDNHGYGNQQYQQKKRKKSFLDDLFD